In a single window of the Anaerocolumna cellulosilytica genome:
- a CDS encoding GAF domain-containing protein produces MNQVVLNELFAKITEVTTMEDIGLHEVADGRLKPVHKTQTDALGIEHWKTVHGQNPVYVKDTFILQEVIQKKQPVEIYDTKNDSRSAGAFFLFGVDSILIVPIIRSDEVKAIICIVAIGRLHQFTEAEIDKCSQLVQEYTKDFIFS; encoded by the coding sequence ATGAATCAGGTAGTTCTTAATGAGTTATTTGCAAAAATTACAGAGGTTACAACAATGGAAGATATCGGATTGCATGAAGTTGCTGATGGAAGGTTAAAGCCGGTTCATAAGACCCAGACAGATGCTTTGGGAATTGAACATTGGAAAACAGTACATGGTCAAAATCCGGTATATGTAAAGGATACATTTATATTACAGGAAGTTATACAGAAAAAGCAGCCGGTTGAAATTTATGACACGAAGAATGATAGTAGGTCAGCAGGTGCTTTTTTTCTTTTTGGTGTAGATAGTATTCTCATTGTACCTATCATCCGTTCGGATGAAGTGAAAGCAATTATTTGTATTGTTGCTATAGGCAGACTGCATCAATTTACAGAAGCTGAGATTGATAAGTGCAGTCAATTGGTACAGGAGTACACCAAAGATTTTATTTTTTCATAG
- a CDS encoding thiamine pyrophosphate-binding protein, translating into MKYAKAILEFLKSNQVKYIFGIPAGTVSPLFDALNDVDIQPIIAKNEGGAAYMAARYASVTGSLSVCMGAGGVGANNMINGIADAMRAKAPMLVITGYVHRWQIGKGAIQELDTQDILRPITKYSKTILDETLVLSELLKAVELAYTIPMGPVHLSIPIDIQLMDCESVIPSPVSLNLGDLILDTNILNEACQMINSAKNGLILAGKGCRHKTELVKGLSEHLQWPVITTPEGKGVVSSEFPLNLGNYGFASTDAASEYVASSEPECLIVIGTSLGENATSNFSPALFGGKKTIHIDWDKRELNKVFPTDITIHGDMNKVIPYLIENTDKNIEDRYQRKPFNHPVTANNTGISLKELMEKIPKYLPKDTYYVSDLGEFMNFIFKYLSIPEGGDFEINLNYAAMGSGIAGSLGVQAAYPLRPVAVFAGDGSFFMNGTEILTAKEFNLPVIYFIINNAMLGFVEHGHQYLFGRVVDGFKQERINISDMMNAAGIPSMQLSNLDDLKDIEGFIENRKGPVVIEIITDGSEAAPNGDRLKALQKH; encoded by the coding sequence ATGAAATATGCTAAGGCGATATTAGAATTTTTAAAGTCGAATCAGGTGAAATATATTTTTGGGATACCGGCCGGCACTGTAAGCCCCCTTTTTGACGCATTAAATGATGTGGATATTCAGCCCATTATTGCAAAAAATGAAGGTGGAGCTGCTTATATGGCGGCAAGGTATGCAAGTGTTACAGGTTCTTTGTCTGTTTGTATGGGAGCCGGTGGAGTTGGTGCAAATAATATGATTAATGGGATTGCTGATGCTATGCGTGCAAAAGCTCCCATGCTTGTAATAACCGGTTACGTGCATCGCTGGCAGATTGGTAAGGGCGCGATTCAGGAACTGGATACGCAGGATATTTTACGACCAATTACGAAATACAGTAAGACAATATTAGATGAAACTCTCGTGCTAAGTGAACTTTTAAAAGCGGTGGAGCTTGCGTACACAATTCCTATGGGACCTGTCCATCTGTCTATACCAATTGACATTCAATTAATGGATTGCGAGTCAGTGATTCCTTCTCCGGTTTCTCTTAATCTGGGTGATTTAATTCTGGATACCAACATACTTAATGAGGCCTGCCAAATGATTAATTCAGCCAAAAATGGATTAATCTTAGCTGGAAAGGGCTGCCGTCATAAAACAGAGCTAGTGAAGGGATTAAGTGAACACTTACAGTGGCCGGTAATTACCACACCTGAAGGAAAAGGAGTTGTTTCTTCTGAATTTCCTCTTAATCTAGGAAATTACGGTTTTGCCAGTACGGATGCGGCGTCAGAATATGTTGCCAGTTCTGAACCGGAATGCCTGATTGTTATAGGTACTAGTCTTGGTGAGAATGCTACCAGCAATTTTAGTCCGGCATTATTTGGAGGTAAGAAGACCATTCATATCGATTGGGATAAAAGAGAACTTAACAAGGTTTTTCCTACGGATATTACAATACACGGAGATATGAACAAGGTTATACCTTACCTTATTGAGAACACCGATAAAAATATAGAAGATCGTTATCAAAGAAAGCCTTTCAATCATCCGGTTACCGCTAATAATACAGGAATAAGCCTAAAGGAATTGATGGAGAAGATACCTAAATATCTTCCTAAGGATACGTACTATGTATCTGACTTAGGGGAATTTATGAACTTTATCTTTAAGTATTTATCAATCCCTGAGGGCGGTGATTTTGAAATTAACTTAAATTATGCTGCCATGGGTTCTGGTATAGCAGGTTCCCTGGGAGTACAAGCAGCATATCCTTTACGACCTGTTGCAGTATTTGCCGGAGACGGCAGTTTCTTTATGAATGGAACTGAAATACTAACTGCAAAAGAATTTAATCTGCCGGTTATTTATTTTATTATCAATAATGCCATGTTAGGCTTTGTCGAACATGGACATCAATATTTATTCGGCAGAGTGGTAGATGGCTTTAAGCAAGAAAGAATAAATATTTCAGATATGATGAATGCGGCAGGGATTCCCTCCATGCAGCTATCAAACCTTGATGACTTAAAAGATATTGAAGGCTTTATAGAAAATAGAAAAGGACCTGTTGTAATTGAAATTATAACAGACGGCAGTGAAGCAGCACCGAACGGTGACCGGTTAAAGGCTCTTCAAAAACACTAG
- a CDS encoding arsenate reductase family protein, protein MNIQIFGKAKCFDTKKAERYFKERRIKYQLIDLGKYGMSLGEYKAVKAAVGGMDFLMDTKSKEYEDNYVKYLSDDADKEEKLLEHPKMFQTPIVRNGKLATVGYKPEVWKEWA, encoded by the coding sequence ATGAATATACAGATTTTTGGGAAAGCAAAATGCTTTGATACAAAGAAAGCGGAACGTTATTTTAAAGAAAGAAGAATAAAATATCAACTCATCGACTTGGGAAAATACGGTATGAGTCTTGGCGAATATAAAGCAGTAAAAGCAGCAGTTGGCGGCATGGACTTTCTTATGGATACAAAATCCAAAGAATACGAAGATAATTATGTGAAGTATCTTTCTGATGATGCGGATAAGGAAGAGAAGCTATTGGAGCATCCGAAAATGTTTCAGACACCAATTGTAAGGAATGGAAAGCTTGCAACAGTAGGCTATAAACCTGAGGTTTGGAAGGAATGGGCATAA
- the purB gene encoding adenylosuccinate lyase: MSYDKYVSPMSERYASKDMQYIFSPDMKFKTWRKLWIALAEAEKELGLNITQEQIEELKQFSEDINYDVAKEREALVRHDVMSHVYAYGVQCPNAKGIIHLGATSCYVGDNTDIIVMTEALRLVKKKLVNVMGELAKFAMEYRALPTLGFTHFQPAQPTTVGKRAALWLMELKLDYDDIEYLLDGMRLLGSKGTTGTQASFLELFDGDHERIKELDKRIARKMGYVDCYPVSGQTYSRKVDTRVLNVLAGIAASAHKFSNDIRLLQHLKEIEEPFEKNQIGSSAMAYKRNPMRSERIASLANYVMVDALNPAITSSTQWFERTLDDSANKRISVPEAFLAVDGILDLYLNVVDGLVVYPKVIEKHLMAELPFMATENIMMDAVKAGGDRQELHEKIRTLSMEAGKNVKERGLDNNLLELIAADPSFNMTLEDLRNSMEPSKYTGRSKEQVEEFVEEVIQPILKENEALLGLKADITV; this comes from the coding sequence ATGAGTTATGATAAGTATGTAAGCCCTATGTCAGAACGCTATGCCAGCAAGGATATGCAGTATATATTTTCTCCTGATATGAAATTTAAAACCTGGAGAAAGTTATGGATTGCCCTGGCAGAAGCTGAGAAGGAACTTGGACTTAATATTACCCAGGAGCAGATAGAGGAATTAAAGCAATTCAGTGAAGATATTAATTATGATGTTGCAAAGGAAAGAGAAGCACTGGTGCGTCATGATGTAATGTCTCATGTATATGCTTATGGGGTACAATGCCCAAATGCAAAAGGAATTATTCATTTAGGAGCCACCTCCTGTTACGTCGGAGACAATACAGATATTATTGTTATGACAGAAGCTTTAAGATTGGTAAAGAAAAAGTTAGTTAATGTAATGGGTGAACTCGCTAAGTTTGCCATGGAATACAGAGCACTGCCAACCTTAGGCTTTACCCATTTCCAACCGGCTCAGCCAACTACGGTTGGTAAGAGAGCGGCTCTTTGGCTTATGGAATTGAAATTAGATTATGATGATATTGAGTATTTATTAGATGGAATGAGACTATTAGGTTCCAAAGGTACAACCGGTACACAGGCCAGCTTTTTGGAATTGTTTGACGGAGACCATGAACGTATCAAAGAGCTTGATAAAAGAATCGCAAGGAAGATGGGGTATGTGGATTGTTATCCTGTCTCAGGACAGACTTACTCCCGTAAGGTAGATACAAGAGTACTTAATGTGCTTGCCGGAATTGCTGCAAGTGCCCACAAGTTCTCCAATGATATCAGACTACTGCAACATTTAAAAGAAATTGAAGAGCCCTTTGAAAAAAATCAGATTGGTTCTTCTGCAATGGCATATAAAAGAAATCCAATGAGAAGTGAAAGAATAGCTTCTCTGGCTAATTATGTTATGGTAGATGCCTTAAATCCTGCCATTACTTCTTCTACGCAGTGGTTTGAAAGAACGCTGGATGATTCGGCCAACAAACGAATTAGTGTGCCGGAGGCTTTTTTGGCAGTGGACGGAATTTTGGATTTATATTTAAATGTAGTTGATGGTCTGGTAGTATATCCTAAAGTAATTGAGAAACATTTAATGGCTGAGCTGCCTTTTATGGCTACAGAAAATATTATGATGGATGCTGTAAAAGCGGGTGGTGACAGACAGGAACTCCATGAGAAAATACGAACTCTTTCTATGGAAGCAGGAAAAAATGTAAAAGAAAGAGGTCTTGATAATAACTTATTGGAATTAATAGCAGCAGACCCGTCTTTTAACATGACATTAGAGGATTTGAGAAATTCCATGGAGCCTTCAAAATACACCGGTCGTTCCAAAGAACAGGTTGAAGAATTTGTTGAGGAAGTAATACAGCCAATATTAAAAGAAAATGAAGCTTTACTAGGTTTAAAAGCTGACATAACAGTATAA
- a CDS encoding 3-oxoacyl-ACP reductase family protein gives MLKGKVALVTGASRGIGKAIALKLAEHGADVVINYVSSTSAAEEVKAEITKLGRKALTFQADIAERSALEKMVDFTVENFGKVDILVNNAGIVRYGTITDMSQNDWNDVVNTNLTGMFNLCQLVAPHMIKQNYGKIINISSLASVMNLPASYGYTATKAGVAAFTRVLSAELIANNINVNAIAPGIIITDMLDSLGDAAEYYKSQIPAKRFCDPEEVAELAYFLSQDVSRYIVGQNIVIDGGLAL, from the coding sequence ATGCTAAAAGGAAAAGTTGCATTAGTAACAGGAGCATCAAGAGGTATTGGTAAGGCAATCGCCTTAAAATTGGCAGAACACGGAGCAGATGTAGTAATTAATTATGTAAGCAGTACTTCTGCAGCAGAAGAAGTAAAAGCAGAGATAACCAAATTAGGCAGAAAAGCCCTAACCTTTCAGGCAGATATAGCAGAACGAAGTGCCTTGGAAAAAATGGTGGATTTCACAGTTGAAAACTTTGGTAAAGTTGATATCCTGGTTAATAATGCCGGTATCGTAAGATATGGTACGATCACTGACATGAGTCAGAATGATTGGAATGACGTGGTGAATACAAACTTAACTGGTATGTTTAACTTGTGTCAGTTAGTTGCTCCTCACATGATTAAACAAAATTATGGTAAGATTATTAACATTAGTTCTTTAGCATCCGTTATGAATCTTCCCGCTTCCTATGGCTATACAGCTACCAAAGCAGGTGTGGCTGCCTTTACACGTGTTCTTAGTGCAGAGTTAATTGCAAATAATATCAACGTCAATGCGATAGCACCAGGAATTATTATTACGGATATGCTCGACAGCTTAGGAGACGCAGCAGAATACTATAAGAGTCAAATTCCGGCAAAGCGATTTTGCGATCCGGAGGAAGTTGCAGAACTGGCTTATTTTCTAAGTCAGGATGTCTCTAGATATATAGTTGGGCAGAATATTGTAATAGATGGGGGACTGGCACTATAA
- a CDS encoding methyl-accepting chemotaxis protein encodes MESIKGKILKNKNLLTMLLTFILGFSGFYAAIYLKVQSMLKEAGGAAYEPKGGFGIYLFLLSIILVIVYFAVFIMVFRKNLKTIVQLATAAKSMAEGITSSEIDFSQSKELTEYGEYLKKIQEKSMEFYHSVKESVEMITYASSEMKQSSAEMSEISTRVTQSISQLAEGATQQAESTESGSVRINNIAEMIGCIAQDMTASEQLAEAAIGAMDSVRNSIRYQEEKMEENKEISGRVGEAVTDLMDKSKEIGKILQVIKGVAEQTNLLALNAAIEAARAGEHGKGFAVVSEEIRKLAEQSSESSKQITEIINDVQRGIENTVIQIEKVEVLSTEQESALNQTVQAIGDISNKVESIATKVKAVSGATESLTEDAKEAEDMIATIASISEETAAGTEEASASVEEQNSLIQLIADCSNELYSIAEGLKERLDRY; translated from the coding sequence TTGGAGTCAATTAAGGGGAAAATCCTGAAAAACAAAAATTTACTTACCATGTTATTAACATTTATTTTAGGTTTCTCAGGCTTTTATGCAGCTATCTACTTAAAAGTCCAGTCTATGCTTAAAGAAGCAGGGGGAGCCGCCTATGAACCAAAAGGTGGTTTTGGAATTTACTTATTTTTATTAAGTATAATATTAGTAATAGTATATTTTGCAGTATTTATCATGGTTTTCCGTAAAAACCTAAAAACAATTGTACAACTTGCTACAGCAGCTAAGTCAATGGCTGAAGGTATTACTAGTTCTGAAATTGATTTTAGCCAAAGTAAAGAGCTTACAGAATACGGGGAGTATTTAAAGAAGATACAGGAAAAGTCCATGGAATTTTATCATTCTGTAAAAGAATCGGTAGAAATGATTACTTATGCATCCAGTGAGATGAAGCAATCTTCTGCTGAGATGAGTGAGATTTCGACCAGAGTAACACAGTCCATATCTCAGTTAGCAGAGGGAGCGACACAGCAGGCGGAATCAACAGAAAGTGGAAGTGTGAGAATAAATAATATTGCCGAAATGATAGGATGTATTGCTCAGGATATGACGGCTTCTGAGCAATTAGCAGAGGCAGCCATCGGCGCTATGGATTCTGTACGTAATTCCATCCGATATCAGGAAGAAAAGATGGAAGAAAACAAAGAGATTTCCGGTCGGGTTGGTGAAGCAGTTACAGATTTAATGGATAAGTCAAAAGAAATCGGTAAAATATTACAAGTTATTAAAGGTGTTGCAGAACAAACCAATCTTTTAGCATTGAATGCAGCAATTGAAGCTGCCAGAGCAGGGGAACATGGTAAAGGTTTTGCAGTTGTATCAGAAGAAATTCGAAAGTTAGCGGAACAGTCCAGCGAATCTAGCAAGCAGATTACAGAAATTATTAATGATGTACAAAGAGGAATCGAGAACACGGTTATACAAATAGAGAAAGTTGAAGTATTGTCAACTGAACAGGAAAGTGCCCTTAACCAGACGGTACAGGCAATAGGAGATATCTCTAATAAGGTAGAATCTATTGCTACAAAAGTTAAGGCGGTTTCTGGTGCAACGGAGTCCCTGACGGAAGATGCAAAAGAAGCAGAAGATATGATTGCCACCATAGCAAGTATATCAGAGGAAACGGCAGCCGGCACAGAAGAGGCATCTGCATCTGTAGAGGAACAGAATAGTTTAATACAGTTAATTGCAGATTGCTCCAATGAATTGTATTCCATTGCAGAAGGTTTAAAAGAAAGACTAGATAGATATTAG
- a CDS encoding GNAT family N-acetyltransferase gives MEFTRDSNRIYAINEDGKLLAEVTFPKVTDDVVDINHTFVDDSLRGQGIAGKLMEEVVVFLRENNKKAVLTCSYAILWFGKNEQYKGLIWEGSK, from the coding sequence ATGGAATTTACAAGGGATAGTAATCGGATTTACGCAATCAATGAAGATGGAAAGCTCTTAGCAGAAGTAACCTTTCCAAAGGTAACAGATGATGTCGTAGATATTAACCATACCTTCGTGGATGATTCCCTGCGAGGACAAGGGATAGCCGGTAAGTTGATGGAGGAGGTTGTTGTTTTCTTAAGAGAGAATAATAAAAAGGCAGTTTTGACTTGTTCCTATGCTATACTCTGGTTTGGAAAAAATGAACAGTATAAGGGGCTTATCTGGGAGGGAAGCAAGTAA
- a CDS encoding LysR family transcriptional regulator: MNINLEYYKIFYYVIKHGSFTGAAEELCISQPAVSQGIKLLENNLGSRLFIRTQKGVKLTPEGEVLYTYIARGYENILLGETKFKKMIDLENGEIRIGASDMTLQYYLLSYLEEFHLKYPGIKVTVTNAPTPETLEYLYDGRIDFGIVSSPFRAKPDVTVTEVKKIKDVFVAGSRFRHLEGKTLIFSDLEKLPIVCLEGITSTRTYVDEILKNNGVVLKPEFELATSDMIVQFTLRNLGIGSVVRNFAEKYIDSGELFELKFQREISDRSFCLITGGTNPISTAAKELLKMMGQDLI; this comes from the coding sequence ATGAATATAAATCTTGAATACTATAAAATATTTTATTATGTAATAAAGCACGGAAGTTTTACCGGAGCTGCAGAAGAATTATGTATATCCCAACCGGCTGTAAGTCAAGGAATAAAGCTTTTGGAAAATAATCTTGGCAGCAGGCTGTTTATACGTACCCAAAAAGGAGTAAAGCTGACGCCGGAAGGGGAAGTGCTATATACTTATATTGCAAGAGGGTATGAAAATATTTTATTAGGTGAAACAAAATTCAAGAAGATGATAGATTTAGAAAATGGTGAGATTCGCATTGGCGCCAGCGATATGACTCTTCAATACTATCTTTTATCCTATCTGGAAGAATTTCATTTAAAATATCCGGGTATTAAGGTAACGGTTACAAATGCTCCAACACCAGAAACCTTGGAATATCTCTATGACGGAAGAATAGATTTTGGAATTGTAAGCAGTCCTTTTCGGGCAAAGCCGGATGTAACCGTAACCGAAGTAAAAAAAATCAAAGATGTTTTTGTAGCCGGCAGCAGATTTCGCCATCTGGAAGGAAAAACGTTAATATTCTCTGATTTAGAGAAATTACCAATTGTATGTTTGGAAGGCATAACAAGTACCAGAACCTATGTAGATGAAATCCTAAAGAATAATGGTGTGGTATTAAAGCCGGAATTTGAATTGGCAACCAGTGATATGATTGTACAATTTACACTTAGAAACTTAGGAATCGGATCTGTGGTCCGAAATTTTGCAGAGAAGTATATAGATTCAGGAGAATTATTTGAATTAAAGTTTCAAAGAGAGATTTCAGATAGATCTTTTTGCCTTATCACAGGCGGAACCAATCCAATATCAACGGCTGCAAAAGAATTATTAAAAATGATGGGGCAAGATTTAATATAA
- a CDS encoding aldehyde dehydrogenase encodes MIKDVVTRQREFFQTGKTKSVDFRLKALKRLRYTIIKNEDRIAEALKKDLNKSGFESYMTEIGFVLDEIKNLIKHTPAWAGRKYVRTPLAQFASLSFVQPEPYGVVLVMSPWNYPFQLSIAPLAGAIAAGNCVVVKPSAYTPNVSAIVADIIKQAFPSKYVTVIQGGRQENQKLLEQKFDYIFFTGGGEVGRQVMEKAAKHLTPVSLELGGKSPCIVEKTANLKLAAKRIVFGKFLNAGQTCVAPDYLYVQEEVKDLLISYMKQYILEFFGTNPLKNPDYPKIVNEKHYNRLLGLIEGEKIITGGTGNGNQIVPTLLEGINKESKIMQEEIFGPILPILTFRQLSEVTDYVTGCPKPLALYLFTRSKKVEQEILNKISFGGGCINDTIIHLATPYMGFGGVGESGMGSYHGSHSFDTFSHKKSIVKKAYWIDLPMRYHPYTKAKEAVIRFFLK; translated from the coding sequence ATGATAAAAGATGTTGTAACTAGACAAAGAGAATTCTTTCAGACAGGTAAGACTAAATCAGTTGATTTCCGTTTGAAAGCACTGAAAAGGCTGCGTTATACCATTATAAAGAATGAAGACAGGATTGCAGAAGCCTTAAAGAAGGATTTGAACAAATCTGGTTTTGAAAGCTACATGACAGAGATTGGTTTTGTTCTGGATGAAATCAAAAATCTGATAAAGCATACGCCGGCCTGGGCAGGAAGAAAGTATGTCAGAACACCACTTGCCCAGTTTGCATCCTTGAGTTTTGTACAGCCTGAGCCTTATGGTGTGGTTTTAGTTATGTCTCCCTGGAACTATCCTTTTCAACTAAGTATCGCACCCTTAGCCGGGGCAATCGCAGCAGGAAATTGTGTAGTAGTAAAACCCTCTGCATATACTCCGAATGTATCCGCCATAGTAGCAGACATAATAAAGCAGGCCTTTCCGTCTAAATATGTAACAGTTATTCAAGGTGGAAGACAGGAAAACCAGAAACTTTTAGAACAAAAATTCGATTATATCTTCTTTACTGGCGGTGGAGAGGTAGGAAGACAGGTGATGGAAAAGGCGGCGAAACATTTAACACCTGTAAGTCTTGAACTGGGTGGAAAAAGCCCCTGTATTGTTGAAAAGACTGCTAACTTAAAATTGGCAGCAAAAAGAATTGTATTTGGAAAATTCTTAAATGCAGGACAGACCTGTGTGGCCCCAGACTATCTTTATGTCCAGGAGGAGGTCAAGGATTTATTGATAAGCTATATGAAGCAGTATATTTTAGAATTCTTTGGTACAAATCCTCTTAAGAATCCGGATTATCCTAAAATAGTAAATGAAAAACATTATAATAGGCTGCTTGGTCTAATAGAAGGTGAAAAGATAATCACTGGCGGAACAGGAAACGGAAACCAGATTGTACCAACCCTCTTAGAGGGAATTAATAAAGAATCAAAAATTATGCAGGAAGAGATTTTTGGTCCAATACTGCCAATACTAACCTTCAGACAACTATCAGAGGTTACGGATTATGTTACAGGCTGCCCTAAGCCACTGGCCCTTTATTTATTTACCAGAAGTAAGAAAGTGGAACAGGAAATCTTAAATAAAATATCGTTTGGCGGGGGCTGTATTAATGATACCATTATTCATCTGGCGACACCTTATATGGGATTTGGCGGTGTAGGAGAAAGTGGTATGGGAAGCTATCATGGCAGTCATAGTTTTGATACATTTAGTCATAAAAAAAGTATTGTAAAAAAAGCATATTGGATTGATTTGCCTATGCGGTATCATCCATATACAAAGGCAAAGGAAGCAGTCATTCGCTTCTTTTTAAAATAA